A window of the Candidatus Bathyarchaeota archaeon genome harbors these coding sequences:
- a CDS encoding CTP synthase, with the protein MVKFIFVTGGVMSGIGKGIVTASIGKILQVRGFSVTAAKIDPYLNVDAGTMNPIIHGEVFVTDDGGEIDMDLGTYERFLDVNLSKRHNITTGQVYSTVIGRERKGEYLGRCVQIIPHITDEIKDRIRSIAEESNVEVMVTEIGGTVGDIEGLPFLEAARQIRLEEGGGNVLYAHVTWVPVLSVVGEQKTKPTQHSVQELRRIGIQPDIIVARSGAPLKEVPRKKIALFCNVEERAVFASPDMECIYESPLILDRQGMGDYICERLGLGSRRAEWRSWESIVERFTSPSGEVWIAMCGKYAELADSYVSVNEALKHAGAACNVRVKIDWIETEVFEEDPGRIDLLSRYDGVLVPGGFGSRGTQGKIAAIRYAREMDKPFLGICFGFQLAVVEYARHIGFEGANSTEVDPDTPHPVIDLMPEQKGVKEKGATMRLGAHEVQVTPGTLAYKLYGTERIWERHRHRYEVNPGYIEALREGGLVFSGVSPDGKRMEILEIPGRYFFLATQFHGEFKSRPEKPSPPYYGFIKSCLDRKQGLSKPVFQGLKGITAHT; encoded by the coding sequence TTGGTTAAGTTCATATTTGTTACGGGCGGCGTGATGTCCGGGATCGGGAAGGGCATAGTCACAGCCTCCATAGGGAAGATCCTTCAGGTTAGGGGTTTCTCCGTGACGGCTGCTAAGATCGATCCTTACCTGAACGTGGACGCTGGGACGATGAACCCTATAATTCACGGGGAGGTCTTCGTCACCGATGACGGCGGCGAGATAGATATGGATCTCGGAACCTATGAGAGGTTCCTGGATGTTAACCTCTCCAAGAGGCATAACATAACCACGGGCCAAGTCTACTCCACGGTCATAGGGAGGGAGCGTAAGGGCGAGTATCTGGGCAGGTGCGTCCAGATAATCCCCCATATAACGGATGAGATCAAGGATAGGATCAGGTCCATAGCTGAGGAGAGCAACGTGGAAGTGATGGTTACGGAGATAGGTGGGACCGTCGGTGATATTGAGGGCCTCCCCTTCCTCGAGGCCGCGAGGCAGATAAGGCTTGAGGAGGGCGGCGGGAACGTCCTATACGCCCACGTCACATGGGTTCCGGTCCTCTCGGTGGTGGGGGAGCAGAAGACCAAGCCTACCCAGCACAGCGTCCAGGAGCTTCGGAGGATAGGCATCCAACCCGACATAATAGTGGCGAGGAGCGGCGCACCCCTGAAGGAGGTTCCCAGGAAGAAGATAGCGCTCTTCTGCAACGTGGAGGAGAGGGCGGTCTTCGCCTCGCCGGACATGGAATGCATATATGAGTCCCCGCTGATCCTCGACCGGCAGGGCATGGGCGACTACATCTGCGAGAGGCTGGGCTTAGGGTCAAGGAGGGCTGAATGGAGGAGTTGGGAATCCATCGTGGAGAGGTTCACGTCGCCCTCAGGAGAGGTATGGATAGCCATGTGCGGAAAGTATGCTGAGCTGGCGGACTCCTATGTGAGCGTCAATGAGGCTTTGAAGCATGCCGGGGCGGCGTGCAACGTGAGGGTTAAGATCGACTGGATCGAGACCGAGGTCTTCGAGGAGGATCCTGGGAGGATAGACCTGCTCTCGAGGTATGATGGGGTGCTCGTACCGGGGGGCTTCGGGTCAAGGGGGACCCAGGGGAAGATAGCCGCCATCAGGTACGCCAGGGAGATGGATAAACCCTTCCTGGGGATATGCTTCGGGTTCCAGCTCGCCGTGGTGGAGTACGCCAGGCACATAGGGTTTGAAGGAGCGAACAGCACGGAGGTTGACCCCGATACTCCCCATCCCGTCATAGACCTGATGCCCGAGCAGAAGGGGGTGAAGGAGAAGGGAGCGACCATGAGGCTTGGAGCCCACGAGGTCCAAGTGACCCCTGGAACACTAGCCTATAAGCTCTATGGGACGGAGAGGATCTGGGAGAGGCACAGGCATAGATACGAGGTCAACCCCGGCTACATAGAAGCCCTAAGGGAGGGGGGCCTAGTCTTCTCAGGGGTGAGCCCGGACGGTAAACGTATGGAGATACTGGAGATCCCGGGGAGATACTTCTTCCTCGCCACCCAGTTCCATGGAGAGTTCAAGTCGAGGCCTGAGAAGCCCTCGCCGCCATATTATGGATTCATAAAGTCATGCCTAGACCGGAAGCAGGGGCTAAGTAAGCCGGTGTTCCAAGGTTTGAAGGGGATAACAGCCCATACATGA
- a CDS encoding adenylosuccinate synthetase produces the protein MPCRVVVGGFFGDEGKGKIISYLALRDRPEIVVRGGVGPNAGHTVEFKGEKYFLRMVPSGFIYEDAQLLIGAGVLVNPRVLLDEVERLGCGSRLGLDPQCAIIEERHIEEEAKSSHLVEKIGSTKSGIGTCSADRVMRRAKMARDLPELSPYIRDVPLEVNRALDSGGVVLVEGTQGTYLSLYHGTYPYCTAKDVCASAILSDIGLGPTRVDHVLVVFKAYVTRVGAGPLKGELPRDEVLRRGWMEYGTVTRRERRAAPFDFDLARRAVMLNGATEVAVTKLDIVYPECRGARRYEELSGEAARFIRDVEAAVGVPVVLIGTGPAADDIIDRSTHK, from the coding sequence ATGCCTTGTAGGGTCGTGGTAGGCGGATTCTTCGGTGATGAGGGTAAAGGTAAGATAATCTCCTATCTAGCTTTGAGGGATAGGCCTGAGATAGTGGTTAGGGGCGGTGTGGGGCCGAACGCCGGTCATACGGTGGAGTTTAAGGGGGAGAAGTACTTCCTCCGGATGGTTCCAAGCGGCTTCATATATGAGGATGCCCAGCTCCTGATAGGGGCCGGCGTCCTGGTCAACCCGAGGGTCCTATTGGATGAGGTGGAGAGGCTGGGCTGCGGCTCGAGGCTGGGCTTGGATCCTCAATGCGCCATAATAGAGGAGAGGCATATAGAGGAGGAGGCCAAGTCATCCCATCTCGTGGAGAAGATCGGATCCACTAAGAGCGGCATCGGAACTTGCAGCGCCGACAGGGTCATGAGGAGGGCTAAGATGGCTAGGGACCTGCCTGAGCTCTCACCCTATATAAGGGATGTACCCTTAGAGGTTAACAGGGCCTTGGACAGCGGCGGCGTGGTCCTCGTGGAGGGGACGCAGGGCACCTATCTCTCCCTCTATCATGGGACGTATCCGTACTGCACCGCCAAGGATGTATGCGCCTCGGCGATACTATCCGATATAGGCTTGGGCCCCACGAGGGTCGACCACGTCCTGGTCGTGTTCAAAGCCTACGTTACGAGGGTGGGGGCCGGCCCCTTGAAGGGGGAGCTTCCGAGGGATGAGGTCCTCAGACGGGGCTGGATGGAGTATGGAACCGTCACCAGGCGTGAGCGCAGGGCTGCGCCCTTCGACTTCGACCTGGCGCGTAGGGCCGTCATGTTGAACGGGGCTACGGAGGTGGCTGTGACCAAGCTGGACATAGTCTATCCTGAATGCAGGGGGGCTCGGAGATACGAGGAGTTATCCGGGGAGGCGGCGCGTTTCATCAGGGATGTGGAGGCCGCCGTGGGGGTCCCCGTGGTCTTGATCGGGACCGGCCCGGCCGCTGATGATATCATAGATAGGAGTACTCATAAATGA
- a CDS encoding hydrogenase maturation nickel metallochaperone HypA, giving the protein MHEFTTAQSILSTVLRVAAENEAEEVTEIALEISALSHLNRGQLAFCLKALAEKSMAENAKIRITTRSVRALCNGCGYEGPVKARGDPFEALASVKCPRCGGRDLEIEGLNDCIVKHIRIKKRSK; this is encoded by the coding sequence TTGCACGAGTTTACGACGGCCCAAAGCATACTCTCCACCGTGCTCAGGGTGGCGGCTGAGAACGAGGCTGAGGAGGTTACTGAGATAGCCCTGGAGATAAGCGCTCTAAGCCATTTAAACAGGGGTCAGCTGGCCTTCTGCCTTAAGGCCTTAGCTGAGAAGAGCATGGCTGAAAACGCCAAGATACGCATAACCACGAGGAGCGTCAGAGCCCTATGCAATGGATGCGGCTACGAGGGCCCGGTGAAGGCTAGGGGTGATCCATTCGAGGCCCTAGCATCGGTTAAATGCCCTAGATGCGGCGGGAGGGACCTCGAAATAGAGGGGTTGAACGACTGCATCGTGAAACATATAAGGATAAAGAAACGGTCAAAGTAG
- a CDS encoding alanine dehydrogenase gives MDLLFISQDEVAALLDMRDTLAAVEDSFKEKGLGHVQMPPKLYLYYARHNGDLRVMPCYMERSEKSGVKIVNVHPENPTSKGLPTIMAVIMLVDPSTGAPMAIMDGTLITAIRTGAASGVATKYLARRDCETLGLVGAGGQALRQLEAIAEVAPIRNVKVYDKYREKAQRFIKEVEGKFSLTFKAVDSVEECVRGSDIITTITPSRGTIVEDEWVEEGTHINAIGADAPGKQELDPRTLKRARIVVDDWEQACHSGEVNVPLSQGLISKEDIYGELGEIVCGVKGGRESAQEITIFDSTGLAVQDVATAWIVYERAKKKGVGTWLTLFR, from the coding sequence GTGGATCTATTGTTTATAAGCCAGGACGAGGTAGCCGCCCTCCTGGATATGAGGGATACCCTAGCGGCCGTGGAGGATTCCTTCAAGGAGAAAGGTTTAGGCCACGTCCAGATGCCGCCCAAACTCTACCTATACTATGCGAGGCATAACGGGGACCTGAGGGTGATGCCCTGCTACATGGAGAGATCCGAGAAATCCGGCGTGAAAATAGTGAACGTACACCCGGAAAACCCCACCTCAAAAGGGTTGCCCACCATAATGGCCGTGATCATGCTGGTCGACCCATCCACGGGCGCCCCCATGGCGATCATGGACGGCACCCTCATAACCGCCATCAGGACGGGCGCTGCGAGCGGCGTCGCCACCAAGTACCTGGCCAGGAGGGACTGCGAGACCTTAGGGTTGGTCGGCGCCGGCGGCCAAGCCCTGAGGCAGCTGGAAGCCATAGCGGAGGTAGCCCCGATAAGAAACGTTAAAGTCTACGATAAATACAGGGAGAAGGCCCAGAGGTTCATTAAGGAGGTTGAGGGAAAGTTCAGTTTAACCTTTAAAGCGGTCGACAGCGTGGAGGAATGCGTGAGAGGCTCCGACATAATCACCACTATAACCCCCTCCAGGGGAACCATCGTGGAGGATGAATGGGTGGAGGAGGGCACCCATATAAACGCTATAGGAGCCGACGCCCCGGGGAAGCAGGAGCTGGACCCCAGGACGTTGAAGAGGGCCAGGATAGTCGTGGACGACTGGGAGCAAGCCTGCCACAGCGGCGAAGTTAACGTTCCATTATCCCAGGGGCTCATAAGCAAAGAGGATATATATGGGGAATTGGGCGAGATAGTGTGCGGCGTGAAAGGGGGCAGGGAATCAGCCCAGGAGATAACCATATTCGACTCCACAGGCCTCGCCGTCCAGGACGTGGCAACCGCATGGATAGTTTATGAGAGGGCGAAGAAGAAGGGGGTAGGAACCTGGCTGACACTGTTCAGGTGA